DNA from Dama dama isolate Ldn47 chromosome 5, ASM3311817v1, whole genome shotgun sequence:
GTTGAGTTAGCTCACCTTTTAACCAAGCAtgtgagaaggaaaaaataaagatgttaacTTTAGTAGCTAGAACACTGCTCTAAAATTAATATATCAAAATAAACGAGACAGACAGTTTGGTTTTTATCTCATTTGAGGCCAATATATGTGACTATAAATCAATCCACAAGGAGTGTTTCAGGGCAAAAATATAGCTTCTTAGTATACAAAACCTAGTgagcatttgaaaaatatttgcactCTGAAATTAAATAAAACCTTAGTAACAGAGCGGTTTCTGAGTCTGGTGGTATCTGCTCAAGAAGGGCCCTATGCTGGCTCCAGAGGAACGTTGCTCGTCTAGGTGGTTATATACTGAAGCGCTGATTGGAAGACAGGTCACAACTGGAAAAGCCAAAGCAAAGCTTCCATTAACTCCAGCTTATCTTAGGGTTCTTGTTCTGGGAAATATTCAGCTTCCATGTAAGAATGTTAATCTGTGCATTCTAAAGAAACAGAAGCCTTTTTTTCCTGGTtgagcttttcttcttcttttcagtcTGCACGACGCTGAGCTGGATCTCCCCTATCAGTCCATCAACatcaggtgggttcttcacctgACAGGTGTATGTCCCATTGTCATCAAACTGCAGCTTCCAGAGGAGGATGGAGACATCATACCGCTCAGGGTTGCCATCCCAGACCACTCGGTCCTTGAAACGCCCACTCATGGGTTTGAAGGGATCCACATGGTAGTAGAAAACAAACT
Protein-coding regions in this window:
- the LOC133055687 gene encoding myelin protein zero-like protein 2; amino-acid sequence: MYGQSPTRAVLFLLGVQLTALWPVAAVEIYTPRVLEAVNGTDVRLKCTFSSFAPVGDALTVTWNFRPRDGGPEQFVFYYHVDPFKPMSGRFKDRVVWDGNPERYDVSILLWKLQFDDNGTYTCQVKNPPDVDGLIGEIQLSVVQTEKKKKSSTRKKRLLFL